In Xiphophorus hellerii strain 12219 chromosome 4, Xiphophorus_hellerii-4.1, whole genome shotgun sequence, a single genomic region encodes these proteins:
- the LOC116719137 gene encoding small EDRK-rich factor 2-like encodes MTRGNQRELARQKAAKKQTEQSKGKRNEDGLSAAARKQRDAEIMQQKQKKANETGKAGTKSK; translated from the exons ATGACCA GAGGCAACCAGCGCGAGCTTGCACGCCAGAAGGCTGCCAAGAAGCAGACCGAGCAGAGCAAAGGCAAGCGGAACGAGGACGGGCTTTCCGCCGCCGCCAGGAAACAACG GGATGCAGAAATCATgcaacagaagcagaaaaaagcaaaCGAAACGGGGAAAGCAGGCACGAAGTCCAAGTGA